AGGAGAACGGCAACCGGTCCGACGTCCGCTGGGCGGAGTTCACCGACCGGCACGGCGCGGGCCTGCGCGTCGAGACCTGTCCGCGAGCCGGGGCTGCGACCGGGGCCGCGACCGGGGCCGCGACCTTCGACTTCGCCGCCCGTCCGTGGACCAACGCGGCCATGGCCGCCGCCCGGCACCCGCACGAACTGGAGCCGGACGGCCTGCTCCACCTCTTCCTGGACCTGGCCCACGACGGCCTCGGCACCGCCTCCTGCGGACCGGGCGCCCTCCCCGAACACCGACTGCACCCGGGGAGGGCGAAGCTGAGTCTGCGCTTCCTGCCGGTCCGGGCGCGGTGACCCCGGCCCCGCCCGTGCTCAGGGGTGCGTGACCACCTCCAGCACCGGACGGTCGGCGGCGTTCTCGCGGCTGTTGAACACCGCCGCGAGACCCGCCGCGCCGAGCGGCCCGAAGACCGTGAGCGACACCTTCCCGTCCCCGCCCGCCCCAGGCAGGGCCGCCGCCACGGCGGCGGTGACGTCCAGACCCACCCAGTCGTAGGCGCTGGAGATCCGGCCGGTGCCCAGCGCCGCGCCAAGGGCTGGCGCGGAGCTCCAGGTCACGCCGGTCTCGGTCCAGGTGTCCGCGCCCGAGGCGAAGGCCTGCACGGTGGTGAGGGTGCCGCCGCTGTCCTGGACCTGCCCGTAGAGCCAGAGCACCGCCCGGCCGACGGCGCCGCCCAGCTGCGACACGTCGAAGGAGAGCAGCGCCTGCCTGCTGTAGCCGGACCCGGAGGTGTCGGTGTTCTTCACCACCAGCGTCGTCGCGGTGCCGTAGTTGACGCCGGCGTAGGCGGACCCGTCGCGCACGTAGGTGTCCGCGGTCGGCGCGAGCAGCACCGCCGTCCCCGGCGCGGGCGCGGTGCCCGAGGTGGTGAGGGTGACCGTGCGGCTCGCCCCGTGCGCGCCGCCGACCTCCACCAGCAGCGTGACCCCGCCCGAGGTGCCCAGCACGGTCACACCCTGGCCGGGCGCCGCCGAGAGGTAACCGGAGCGGGCGATGGTGACCTGGACCGTCGCCGCGGTCCGCGAAGGATCGCTCACCGCCACGGTCAGCGTGCCGCTCTGTTCGCGCATCAGCACGGACGCGGGCGCCGAGACGGTGATCGGCCCCGCGCTGCCCGCCGCGTAGAAGTTGGCTGCCGTGACGCCCGAGGCGCCGTCGCTCACCGCCTGCACGGCCGCCGTGTTGGCCACCACCGTGACCTGCGGTGACGCGGCCCGGGCGGCGGCTGCTGCCGCGTCGGCGCCCGGCATCAGCAGATAGCTGTAGCCGGCGCTGCCCGGGTCGGTGCCGTGGGCGAACCAGAGGGTCAGATAGCGGCGCGTCAACGCGGTGGTGTCGGCCCCGGTGTTGATGTCGGACCAGGCTCCGGTCCTGGCCTCGCGCAGCGCATGGACCGTCGCCCCGCCAGGGAACACGTAGCCGCCGAAGCCGGAGACGACGATCGACTGCGCACCGGTGAAGGTGTTCGACCAGCCCAGCGTGGTCGGCTGGGCGGTTCCGTCGACGGTGAGCGCATGGGTGCCGTTCGCGCCGAGGTTGCGGTTGTCGATCACCGTCTCGACCGGAACCCCGTCGGTGCAGCTGATCCCCGCCCCCAGGCACATGACCGAGTCGTCGAAGAAGAACCACGACTTCTTCCCGGTGATCGTGCTGCTCAGTCCGCGCAGGTCCTGGCCGACCGCGGCATAGCTGCCGTCCGTCGCACCGCCGACCCACACCGCGGCCGGGTGCGAGGCCCCCCAAGCGCCGCCCGCCCCGTCGGCCAGGGCCACCGTGGACACCGTCGTGCCGGGGAGGCGGTACGGGTCGACCGTGGGCCAGAAGGCGTCGGAGTACTGGCCGTTGCCGTAGCCGGCGCCCCACCAGTAGAGCATCCCTTCGTCGGTGTGCCAGCCCCTGAGGTTCTCGCCGTTGCCCGTCTCGTAGTAGGTGGTCCTGGCGCTGGCCATGCTCACCGAGGCGGCCCAGCCGGCCCGGCGGAACACGGCCCGGTCCATGCCGAAGACCTGGGCGCCGACCGGCTCGGCGGCGGCCGTGACCGTCGCGTCGTTCACCAGCGTCTGGGCCCGTGCGAGGCCGGGTATCCCCGCGGTCCGGTCATCGAGCATCGGGCTGTAGTAGTCACGCTGCACCCAGCCCTTGACCATGCCCTTCCAGCTCGCCGTCTGCGCGGCGGGCGCGACGCCGGCGTCGGCGAGCAGCAGGATCCCGTTGATCAGTCCGTGGCCGCGGGTGTGGTCGTCCTGCTGGATCCGCAGCGGGTCGCTGAGCTGCACGCCCCGGCTGATCGCCCGTCCGGACACCCCGTCCATGACCAGCCCGTTGAAGAGGAACGGCGCGTAGGCGCGGGCGACCGAGTCGTAGAGGTTCTGCACGCCGGGGTCGGTGACCGCCCAGCCGGAGCCCGACAGCAGGTAGAGCAGCGACGCGACGCCGCCCAGCAGCACCGCGCCGTAACTGCCGGTGTAGGGCAGGTAGGTGTGCTGGATGAACGAGCCGTCCGCGTACAGGCCGTCGCCGTTCAGCACGTAGGGGAAGACCGGCGAGAGCGCCGCCTGCGCGGTGGTCAGCTTGGCCGAGCTCCGGCCCAGCACGCCGCGCAGCGCGAGCACGTGGCACAGGTCGACGCGGTTGGCCCCGGTGCTGGTGCCGCTGTAGGCGGCGACGGCGGAGTCGGGCACGAAGTGGTCGACGGCGGAGCAGTAGTTCGCGATCTGGGCGGAGGTCAGCTGCGCGTACATGAGCACGCAGATGTCCTCCAGCTGCTCCGGGCTGCCGATCTGCCAGTCCCACCAGTTGTCGTACGTGGTGGTGGTCGGCGTGTAGGCGTGGGCCTGCATCCAGTCCAGGCCGGTGGAGACCGCCGAGGCCAGGGTGGCGCTGCCGGTCTGTCCGGTGCCCGGCTGGACGTAGGCCAGCGCCATGGTCCGCAGCCGGGCGTAGCTGGTGGTGACGTTGGCCGAGACGGTCCCGATCGGCAGGTCGGGCCAGAGCGATCCGCCGGTGGGGGCCATGGCGGCGAGGTCCGTGGCCGCCTGGCTGCCGATCGTGCCGAGCATGGCGGCGAAGGGCGCGGCGGTGGGGTCGAATCCGGTGCCGGTGAGCAGTTGCAGCCAGCGGGCGCGCAGTGCGTCGTACGCGTCGGCCGCCTCGGCGGGTGCGGCCGCACCGAGCAGGCCGCCGGCCGTGAGCGCCGTGACGGCGGCGCCGAGCTGCAGGAAACGGCGGCGGCTGAGCGGGTGCGGGACGGGAGCGTCGGAGTGGGCTGCGGGGGTGGTGGAGCGGCTCTGCATCAAGGCCTCCTTGCCTCGAAACGTCCGTTCCGGGCGAGGGAGGCGCGCCGCCGCGCCGGTCCCGAGAACGGCGCGGGCTGGGGAAGGCCCGCTTCCGTTCCCGGACGGCATGACGGTAAACGCTTTCCAGACGACGGTCAACGCCCCGCACGAAGGGACCGCCGAGCTCGGGAGCGCACCTCCGCAGGCCCCCGCGGCGCTCAGGCTCGCTCTCGACGCACCCGACGCCGACCCGCAGGACGCCGGCCCGCGCCATGCCGACCCGCACCATGCCGGCCCACGCCATGCCGACCCACACCCTGTCGACCCGTACCGCGTCGGCCCACGCCGTCTCGTCCCGGGCTCCGCTACCGGGGCGCCGGCCCCGTGCTCTCCCTGAGGATCAGTTCCGCGGGCAGCTCGACCTGCCGCGGCACGTCCGCGCCCGGCTCCAGGACGAGCCGCAGCGCCGCCTCGCCCGCCTCCTCCAGCGGCAGCCGGACCGTGCTGAGCGCCGGGCGCAGATCCACCGCGAACGGCACGTCGTCGAAACCGACGACCGACACCTGCTCCGGCACGGAGAGCCCGAGGTCGTCCCTGAGCCCCGCCAACGCGCCCGCCGCCATGACGTCGTTCAGCACCAGCACGCCCGTCAGCTCGGGCCGCTCGGTCAGCAGCCGAACCGCGGCCTGCCGCCCGCCCTCGCGGGTGAAGTCCCCGGAGCGCACCGCCCCGGGATCCAGCGGCGCACCCAGCGCACGCAGCGCGCGACGCGCCCCGTCGAGCCGGTGGCGCACCGTCAGCAGGTCGTCCGGACCGGAGACCACCCCGATCCGCCGGTGCCCCAGCTCCCACAGACCGCGCACCGCCAGCCCGCCGCCCGACCGGTTGGCCATGGCCACGGTGTCCAGGTCAGGACCGCGATCGCCGATGCAGACGACCCGGCCGCCGTCGGCCTCGAAGCCGGCGGTCTCCTCCGCCAGCCGTTCCGTCACCGCTGCGTCGACCGTGCCGCTGCCGGCCAGGATCACCGCGCGGGCGCGCTGGGCCCGCAGTCCCCGCAGGTACTCCAGCTCCAGGCCCGGCTCGCGGAAGGTGGCGGCGATCATGACCAGCAGGCGCTGCTCCCGCGCGGCCCGCATCGCCCCGGCCGCGATCGCGCCGAAGTACGGGTCGGCGACGTCGTGGACGACCAGACCCACCACCGAGCTGGTCGAGCGCGCGAGCGCCTGGGCCGGGGCGTTGGAGATGTAGCGCAGCTCCTCGGCCGCCGACTCGACCCGCCGCCGCAGCTCCTCCCCGACGGTCCTGGTTCCGCTGCCGTGGAGCACCCGCGACGCGGTCGCCAGCGAGACGCCCGCGTGCTCGGCCACCTGCAGCAGCGTCACGCCTCCGCCGGTGCGGGCCGGACGGGTCCTTGACCGTGGATTCGCCATGCTCGTAACGTACCCCTTGGAAAGCGCTTTCCCATACTTTCCCGAAGGTGCCACCAGCGGCGCTGCAGACCCGGGACACCCGGCGAAGACCCGGCAGAGACGTGCTGGGGCCACCCGCGTCCACCCTCCGCCGCACCACCATGACGAGCGAACGAAAGAGGACTGCGCCCATGACACACAGGTCCATCGGCATCGTGATGAACGGCGTCACCGGGCGCATGGGCTACCGCCAGCACCTGGTGCGCTCCGTCCTCGCCCTGCGCGAGCAAGGCGGACTCGCCCTCCCCGACGGCACGGTGGTCATGCCCGAACCGGTCCTGGTCGGCCGCAGCGAGGAGAAGCTGCGCGCGATCGCCGAGCGACACGGGCTCACCCGCTGGACCACCGACCTCGACGCCGCCCTGGCCGACCCCGCCAACGAGATCTACTTCGACGCCCAGCTCACCCAGGTCCGCGAGAAGTCGCTGCGTGCGGCGATCGCCGCGGGCAAGCACGTCTACACCGAGAAGCCCAGCGCCGACTCCCTGGACGCGGCCCTGTCCCTGGCCCGCGCGGCCCGCGACGCCGGGGTGAAGAACGGCGTCGTCCAGGACAAGCTCTTCCTGCCCGGCCTGTTGAAGCTGAAGCGCCTGGTGGACAGCGGCTTCTTCGGCCGGATCCTGTCCGTGCGCGGCGAGTTCGGCTACTGGGTCTTCGAGGGAGACTGGCAGCAGGCGCAGCGGCCCTCCTGGAACTACCGGGCCGAGGACGGCGGCGGCATGGTGCTCGACATGTTCCCGCACTGGCACTACGTGCTGGAGCGGGTCTTCGCCCCGGTCCGCTCGGTCTACGCCCAGGCCACCACCCACATCGCGGAGCGCTGGGACGAGCGCGGACAGGTCTACCGCGCCACCGCCGACGACGCCGCCTACGGGGTGTTCGAACTCGACGGCGGCGTGATCGCACAGATCAACTCCTCCTGGGCGGTCAGGGTCGACCGGGACGAGCTGGTCGAGTTCCAGGTCGACGGCACCGAGGGCAGCGCCGTCGCCGGTCTGCGCAACTGCCGGATCCAGCACCGCGGCACCACGCCCAAGCCGGTGTGGAACCCGGACCTGCCGGCCACCGAGCCGTTCCGCTCCCAGTGGCAGCAGGTGCCGGACAACCAGGAGTTCGACAACGGCTTCAAGGTCCAGTGGGAGCGGTTCCTGGCCCATGTCGTCGCCGACGCACCGTTCCCCCACGACCTGCTCGCGGGCGCCAAGGGCGTGCAACTGGCCGAACTCGGACTGCGCTCCTCCCGCGAGGGCCGCCGCCTGGACGTCCCCGACCTCAGCCTCTGACCCACCCGCTCTCGTCCCCACCCCCTTGCTCCCACCCCCGCCGCTGCCCCCGCCCCCGCCGCTGCCTCTGCCCCGACCACCAGGAGCATCCGTGTCCTCCCTCCTGCTGCCGCTCGACGGCGTCGCCACCCGCTACGAACTGCCCCACGTCCCGTCCCCGCTCGCGACACTGCCCGCCACCGCGCCGCCCGCCCGCAGCCGGACCGTCTTCGCCGCCGCGCACGTCGTCGCCGACCCGACCCGGCCGAACGGTCCCGGGCTTCCCGCCGCCCTCGACTGGGAGGCCACACTCGCGTTCCGGCGCCACCTGTGGTCACTCGGTCTCGGCGTCGCCGACGCCATGGACACCGCCCAGCGCGGCATGGGCCTCGACTGGCCCGCCACTCGCGAACTCGTCGCACGCACCGGCGCCGCGGCGCGCGACCTCGGCGGCCTGCTCGCCTGCGGTGTGGGCACCGACCAACTGGGCGCGGTGACCGCCGGTGACGCTCATTCGCTCAAGACGATCGTCTCCGCCTACGAGGAGCAGTGGGAGGTCGTCGAGAACGCCGGCGCGCGGGTGGTGCTGATGGCCAGCCGGGCCCTGGCCCGCACCGCCGCCGGACGTCCCGAGGACTACGCGGAGGTCTACGGCCGGCTGCTGGCCCAGTCGGCGCAGCCGGTGATCCTGCACTGGCTCGGCACCGCCTTCGACCCGGCGCTCGAGGGGTACTGGGGCTCGGACGACCTCGACCGCGCCACCGAGCTGGTGCTCGGGATCGTCCGCGACCACGCCGACAAGGTCGACGGCATCAAGGTGTCGCTGCTCGACGCCGACCGGGAGATCGCGCTGCGCCGGGCGCTCCCCGACGGCGTGCGCCTCTACACCGGGGACGACTTCCACTATCCGGAGCTGATCCTGGGAGACGAGCGGGGCTTCAGCCACGCGCTGCTCGGCGTCTTCGACCCGCTGGCCCGCCACGCCGCCGCCGCGCTGGACGCGCTGGACCGCGGCGACACCGACCGCTACCGGGCGGTCCTCGAACCGACCGTGCCGCTGGCCAGGCACGTCTTCGCCGCGCCGACCCGCCACTACAAGACCGGCGTCGTCCTCCTGGCCCATCTGGCGGGCCACCAGGACCACTTCACCATGGTCGGCGGCCAGCAGGACAGCCGCGACGTCGCCCATCTGGCCCGGCTCTTCGTCCTCGCCGCCGAGGCGGGCGCGCTGCCGGACCCGGATCTCGCCGCCGCCCGGATGCGCGCCTTCCTCCGTACGAAGGGCTTCGACCAGTGACCGTCCACCCCGCGCCGCCCGTTCCCGCCACGCCCGTTCCCGCCCCGCCGGTACGGCTCCCGGCCCCCGGGCTGGAACTGCTCTCCCTCAACACGGCGACCACCAAGCACTGGACACTCGCCGAGGCCGTCGCCGGATGCGTCGAGGCGGGCATCTCCGGCATCGGACTCTGGCGCGACCGGGTCGCCGAAGCCGGGCTCGACCGGGCGGCGCGGCTGGTGCGCGAGGCCGGACTGACCGTCACCAGCCTCTGCCGCGGCGGTTTCTTCACCGGCCCGGGGTCCGACGCGGACAACCGGCGCGCCGTCGACGAGGCGGCCGCGCTCGGCGCCGACACCCTGGTCCTGGTCTGCGGGGGGCTGCCCGAGGGCAGCCGCGACCTGCCTGCCGCCCGGCGCCGGGTCGCCGCGGGGATCGCCGCCCTGGCTCCCTACGCCGAGGCCCACGGCGTGAAGCCGGCGATCGAGCCGCTGCACCCGATGTTCTGCGCGGACCGCGCCGTGGTCTCCACCCTGGGACAGGCGCTCGACCTGGCCGAGGCCGCCGGACACGGCACCGGAGTCGTCGTCGACACCTACCACGTCTGGTGGGACCCGGAGCTGGAGACCCAGCTCGCCCGCGCGGGCGCGGCCGGACTAATCCACGCCTTCCAGGTCTGCGACTGGCTGCTGCCGCTCCCCGCCGACGCGTTGCTGGGCCGCGGCCACGTCGGCGACGGCTCGATCGACGTTCCCCGCATCGCCGGACTCGTCGCCGAGGCCGGCTACGGGGGCTGGACCGAGGTCGAGATCTTCAACCAGGAGATCTGGGACACCCCCGGCGCGGAGACCCTGCGGACCCTGACCGACCGCCACCGCCGCCATCTCGCCCGGGGAGCGCGCCGATGACGCTGACCGTGACCACCGCCGCCACCTCCACCTCCTCCGCCACCTCGGCCGACCCCGCCACCACCGGCTTCCTGCGCGACGGCGTCCCGCACCGGATCGTCTCGGCCGCGGTGCACTACTTCAGGATCCACCCCGACCAGTGGCGCGACCGGCTGCTGCGGCTGCGCGCCATGGGCGTCAACACCGTCGAGACCTACGTCCCCTGGAACCTGCACGAACGCGAACGCGGCAGCTTCGACTTCAGCGGCTGGAAGGACGTGGCGGCCTTCGTCGGGCTCGCGGGCGAGCTGGGCCTGGACGTGATCGTCCGGCCCGGGCCGTACATCTGCGGGGAGTGGGAGTTCGGCGGCCTGCCCGCGTGGCTGCTGGCGGATCCCGCGATCCGGCTGCGCCGCAGCGAGCCCCGCTACCTGGCCGCCGTCGACGCCTGGTTCGACGCCGTGCTGCCCCGGCTGACGCCGCTCCAGGACGACCGCGGCGGGCCGATCGTGGCCATGGGGGTGGAGAACGAGTACGGCAGCTACGGCAACGACACCGCCTACCTGGCCCATCTGCGCGACGGGATGCGCGCCCGGGGCGTCAGCTGTCTGCTGTTCACGGCCGACGGGGCCGAGGACCGCTTCCAGCTGGGCGGACGCCTGCCCGGGGTGCTGACCACGGGCACCTTCGGTTCCCGGCCCGCCGAGGCGCTGGACTGCCTGCGTCGGCACCAGCCGGAGGGGCCGCT
This genomic interval from Streptacidiphilus rugosus AM-16 contains the following:
- a CDS encoding polysaccharide lyase family 8 super-sandwich domain-containing protein; this translates as MQSRSTTPAAHSDAPVPHPLSRRRFLQLGAAVTALTAGGLLGAAAPAEAADAYDALRARWLQLLTGTGFDPTAAPFAAMLGTIGSQAATDLAAMAPTGGSLWPDLPIGTVSANVTTSYARLRTMALAYVQPGTGQTGSATLASAVSTGLDWMQAHAYTPTTTTYDNWWDWQIGSPEQLEDICVLMYAQLTSAQIANYCSAVDHFVPDSAVAAYSGTSTGANRVDLCHVLALRGVLGRSSAKLTTAQAALSPVFPYVLNGDGLYADGSFIQHTYLPYTGSYGAVLLGGVASLLYLLSGSGWAVTDPGVQNLYDSVARAYAPFLFNGLVMDGVSGRAISRGVQLSDPLRIQQDDHTRGHGLINGILLLADAGVAPAAQTASWKGMVKGWVQRDYYSPMLDDRTAGIPGLARAQTLVNDATVTAAAEPVGAQVFGMDRAVFRRAGWAASVSMASARTTYYETGNGENLRGWHTDEGMLYWWGAGYGNGQYSDAFWPTVDPYRLPGTTVSTVALADGAGGAWGASHPAAVWVGGATDGSYAAVGQDLRGLSSTITGKKSWFFFDDSVMCLGAGISCTDGVPVETVIDNRNLGANGTHALTVDGTAQPTTLGWSNTFTGAQSIVVSGFGGYVFPGGATVHALREARTGAWSDINTGADTTALTRRYLTLWFAHGTDPGSAGYSYLLMPGADAAAAAARAASPQVTVVANTAAVQAVSDGASGVTAANFYAAGSAGPITVSAPASVLMREQSGTLTVAVSDPSRTAATVQVTIARSGYLSAAPGQGVTVLGTSGGVTLLVEVGGAHGASRTVTLTTSGTAPAPGTAVLLAPTADTYVRDGSAYAGVNYGTATTLVVKNTDTSGSGYSRQALLSFDVSQLGGAVGRAVLWLYGQVQDSGGTLTTVQAFASGADTWTETGVTWSSAPALGAALGTGRISSAYDWVGLDVTAAVAAALPGAGGDGKVSLTVFGPLGAAGLAAVFNSRENAADRPVLEVVTHP
- a CDS encoding sugar phosphate isomerase/epimerase family protein, which produces MELLSLNTATTKHWTLAEAVAGCVEAGISGIGLWRDRVAEAGLDRAARLVREAGLTVTSLCRGGFFTGPGSDADNRRAVDEAAALGADTLVLVCGGLPEGSRDLPAARRRVAAGIAALAPYAEAHGVKPAIEPLHPMFCADRAVVSTLGQALDLAEAAGHGTGVVVDTYHVWWDPELETQLARAGAAGLIHAFQVCDWLLPLPADALLGRGHVGDGSIDVPRIAGLVAEAGYGGWTEVEIFNQEIWDTPGAETLRTLTDRHRRHLARGARR
- a CDS encoding LacI family DNA-binding transcriptional regulator, with amino-acid sequence MANPRSRTRPARTGGGVTLLQVAEHAGVSLATASRVLHGSGTRTVGEELRRRVESAAEELRYISNAPAQALARSTSSVVGLVVHDVADPYFGAIAAGAMRAAREQRLLVMIAATFREPGLELEYLRGLRAQRARAVILAGSGTVDAAVTERLAEETAGFEADGGRVVCIGDRGPDLDTVAMANRSGGGLAVRGLWELGHRRIGVVSGPDDLLTVRHRLDGARRALRALGAPLDPGAVRSGDFTREGGRQAAVRLLTERPELTGVLVLNDVMAAGALAGLRDDLGLSVPEQVSVVGFDDVPFAVDLRPALSTVRLPLEEAGEAALRLVLEPGADVPRQVELPAELILRESTGPAPR
- a CDS encoding Gfo/Idh/MocA family protein — encoded protein: MTHRSIGIVMNGVTGRMGYRQHLVRSVLALREQGGLALPDGTVVMPEPVLVGRSEEKLRAIAERHGLTRWTTDLDAALADPANEIYFDAQLTQVREKSLRAAIAAGKHVYTEKPSADSLDAALSLARAARDAGVKNGVVQDKLFLPGLLKLKRLVDSGFFGRILSVRGEFGYWVFEGDWQQAQRPSWNYRAEDGGGMVLDMFPHWHYVLERVFAPVRSVYAQATTHIAERWDERGQVYRATADDAAYGVFELDGGVIAQINSSWAVRVDRDELVEFQVDGTEGSAVAGLRNCRIQHRGTTPKPVWNPDLPATEPFRSQWQQVPDNQEFDNGFKVQWERFLAHVVADAPFPHDLLAGAKGVQLAELGLRSSREGRRLDVPDLSL
- a CDS encoding dihydrodipicolinate synthase family protein; this translates as MSSLLLPLDGVATRYELPHVPSPLATLPATAPPARSRTVFAAAHVVADPTRPNGPGLPAALDWEATLAFRRHLWSLGLGVADAMDTAQRGMGLDWPATRELVARTGAAARDLGGLLACGVGTDQLGAVTAGDAHSLKTIVSAYEEQWEVVENAGARVVLMASRALARTAAGRPEDYAEVYGRLLAQSAQPVILHWLGTAFDPALEGYWGSDDLDRATELVLGIVRDHADKVDGIKVSLLDADREIALRRALPDGVRLYTGDDFHYPELILGDERGFSHALLGVFDPLARHAAAALDALDRGDTDRYRAVLEPTVPLARHVFAAPTRHYKTGVVLLAHLAGHQDHFTMVGGQQDSRDVAHLARLFVLAAEAGALPDPDLAAARMRAFLRTKGFDQ